In Oreochromis niloticus isolate F11D_XX linkage group LG5, O_niloticus_UMD_NMBU, whole genome shotgun sequence, a single window of DNA contains:
- the LOC102081134 gene encoding putative selection and upkeep of intraepithelial T-cells protein 1 homolog isoform X1 → MKHLAAFILIVTTSLTVPTLTKVIVEEGSAAVLPCALSSKQDITNVLFDWKKGRQEVFMYDAGDHYNNGRPGQDKQFKARVSHLEEELKHGNASIRINNTRVSDSGNYTCYFPRLNPPRTFSVQLVVSPSYMDRLAENILGASMTPYTAILNATEDGVTLRCEVPGVFPKPKLEWQDSDGNVLPAEEPRVSEKRGRYYVSLRSTVSRTTTNLFVCVARQEDIHHQTKAEIYVPEKMFEECRVSDQISGQLECCAWNSNWSCGNVTHDLHHQNMSETQESGYSQNLSLLVRWKPKPH, encoded by the exons ATGAAACACCTCGCTGCATTTATCCTGATCGTCACCACATCGCTGACCG TGCCCACACTCACTAAAGTGATCGTGGAAGAAGGGAGCGCTGCCGTTTTGCCCTGTGCTCTCAGCAGCAAACAGGACATCACTAATGTCCTGTTTGACTGGAAGAAGGGTCGTCAGGAGGTGTTTATGTATGATGCTGGTGACCATTACAATAATGGACGACCAGGCCAAGATAAGCAGTTCAAAGCTCGGGTCTCTCACCTGGAAGAAGAACTGAAACACGGTAACGCCTCCATAAGGATCAACAACACCAGGGTGTCTGACAGTGGGAACTACACGTGTTATTTTCCACGGCTCAACCCCCCGAGAACGTTCAGCGTGCAGCTCGTTGTCA GTCCCTCCTACATGGACAGATTAGCTGAAAACATTCTTG GCGCGTCTATGACACCATATACTGCCATACTTAATGCCACAGAGGACGGGGTGACGCTGAGATGTGAGGTTCCAGGTGTTTTTCCCAAACCAAAGTTAGAGTGGCAGGACAGCGATGGAAACGTTCTCCCTGCCGAGGAGCCACGGGTCTCTGAAAAGCGAGGACGCTACTACGTCTCCCTGAGATCCACCGTTAGCAGGACAACAACTAACCTGTTTGTCTGCGTAGCCAGGCAGGAGGACATCCACCACCAGACTAAAGCAGAGATCTATGTGCCCG AGAAAATGTTTGAGGAATGCAGAGTGTCAGATCAGATCAGTGGTCAGCTGGAGTGTTGTGCTTGGAATTCTAATTGGAGCTGTGGGAACGTTACTCATGATCTGCACCATCAGAACATGTCAGAGAC acaGGAGAGTGGATATTCCCAGAATCTGTCTCTGCTTGTTAGATGGAAACCTAAACCACATTGA
- the LOC102081134 gene encoding putative selection and upkeep of intraepithelial T-cells protein 1 homolog isoform X3, which translates to MKHLAAFILIVTTSLTVPTLTKVIVEEGSAAVLPCALSSKQDITNVLFDWKKGRQEVFMYDAGDHYNNGRPGQDKQFKARVSHLEEELKHGNASIRINNTRVSDSGNYTCYFPRLNPPRTFSVQLVVSASMTPYTAILNATEDGVTLRCEVPGVFPKPKLEWQDSDGNVLPAEEPRVSEKRGRYYVSLRSTVSRTTTNLFVCVARQEDIHHQTKAEIYVPEKMFEECRVSDQISGQLECCAWNSNWSCGNVTHDLHHQNMSETQESGYSQNLSLLVRWKPKPH; encoded by the exons ATGAAACACCTCGCTGCATTTATCCTGATCGTCACCACATCGCTGACCG TGCCCACACTCACTAAAGTGATCGTGGAAGAAGGGAGCGCTGCCGTTTTGCCCTGTGCTCTCAGCAGCAAACAGGACATCACTAATGTCCTGTTTGACTGGAAGAAGGGTCGTCAGGAGGTGTTTATGTATGATGCTGGTGACCATTACAATAATGGACGACCAGGCCAAGATAAGCAGTTCAAAGCTCGGGTCTCTCACCTGGAAGAAGAACTGAAACACGGTAACGCCTCCATAAGGATCAACAACACCAGGGTGTCTGACAGTGGGAACTACACGTGTTATTTTCCACGGCTCAACCCCCCGAGAACGTTCAGCGTGCAGCTCGTTGTCA GCGCGTCTATGACACCATATACTGCCATACTTAATGCCACAGAGGACGGGGTGACGCTGAGATGTGAGGTTCCAGGTGTTTTTCCCAAACCAAAGTTAGAGTGGCAGGACAGCGATGGAAACGTTCTCCCTGCCGAGGAGCCACGGGTCTCTGAAAAGCGAGGACGCTACTACGTCTCCCTGAGATCCACCGTTAGCAGGACAACAACTAACCTGTTTGTCTGCGTAGCCAGGCAGGAGGACATCCACCACCAGACTAAAGCAGAGATCTATGTGCCCG AGAAAATGTTTGAGGAATGCAGAGTGTCAGATCAGATCAGTGGTCAGCTGGAGTGTTGTGCTTGGAATTCTAATTGGAGCTGTGGGAACGTTACTCATGATCTGCACCATCAGAACATGTCAGAGAC acaGGAGAGTGGATATTCCCAGAATCTGTCTCTGCTTGTTAGATGGAAACCTAAACCACATTGA
- the LOC102081134 gene encoding butyrophilin subfamily 3 member A2 isoform X4, with amino-acid sequence MYDAGDHYNNGRPGQDKQFKARVSHLEEELKHGNASIRINNTRVSDSGNYTCYFPRLNPPRTFSVQLVVSPSYMDRLAENILGASMTPYTAILNATEDGVTLRCEVPGVFPKPKLEWQDSDGNVLPAEEPRVSEKRGRYYVSLRSTVSRTTTNLFVCVARQEDIHHQTKAEIYVPEKMFEECRVSDQISGQLECCAWNSNWSCGNVTHDLHHQNMSETQESGYSQNLSLLVRWKPKPH; translated from the exons ATGTATGATGCTGGTGACCATTACAATAATGGACGACCAGGCCAAGATAAGCAGTTCAAAGCTCGGGTCTCTCACCTGGAAGAAGAACTGAAACACGGTAACGCCTCCATAAGGATCAACAACACCAGGGTGTCTGACAGTGGGAACTACACGTGTTATTTTCCACGGCTCAACCCCCCGAGAACGTTCAGCGTGCAGCTCGTTGTCA GTCCCTCCTACATGGACAGATTAGCTGAAAACATTCTTG GCGCGTCTATGACACCATATACTGCCATACTTAATGCCACAGAGGACGGGGTGACGCTGAGATGTGAGGTTCCAGGTGTTTTTCCCAAACCAAAGTTAGAGTGGCAGGACAGCGATGGAAACGTTCTCCCTGCCGAGGAGCCACGGGTCTCTGAAAAGCGAGGACGCTACTACGTCTCCCTGAGATCCACCGTTAGCAGGACAACAACTAACCTGTTTGTCTGCGTAGCCAGGCAGGAGGACATCCACCACCAGACTAAAGCAGAGATCTATGTGCCCG AGAAAATGTTTGAGGAATGCAGAGTGTCAGATCAGATCAGTGGTCAGCTGGAGTGTTGTGCTTGGAATTCTAATTGGAGCTGTGGGAACGTTACTCATGATCTGCACCATCAGAACATGTCAGAGAC acaGGAGAGTGGATATTCCCAGAATCTGTCTCTGCTTGTTAGATGGAAACCTAAACCACATTGA
- the LOC102081134 gene encoding putative selection and upkeep of intraepithelial T-cells protein 1 homolog isoform X2 — protein sequence MKHLAAFILIVTTSLTVPTLTKVIVEEGSAAVLPCALSSKQDITNVLFDWKKGRQEVFMYDAGDHYNNGRPGQDKQFKARVSHLEEELKHGNASIRINNTRVSDSGNYTCYFPRLNPPRTFSVQLVVSPSYMDRLAENILGASMTPYTAILNATEDGVTLRCEVPGVFPKPKLEWQDSDGNVLPAEEPRVSEKRGRYYVSLRSTVSRTTTNLFVCVARQEDIHHQTKAEIYVPEKMFEECRVSDQISGQLECCAWNSNWSCGNVTHDLHHQNMSETFNLRLCTAL from the exons ATGAAACACCTCGCTGCATTTATCCTGATCGTCACCACATCGCTGACCG TGCCCACACTCACTAAAGTGATCGTGGAAGAAGGGAGCGCTGCCGTTTTGCCCTGTGCTCTCAGCAGCAAACAGGACATCACTAATGTCCTGTTTGACTGGAAGAAGGGTCGTCAGGAGGTGTTTATGTATGATGCTGGTGACCATTACAATAATGGACGACCAGGCCAAGATAAGCAGTTCAAAGCTCGGGTCTCTCACCTGGAAGAAGAACTGAAACACGGTAACGCCTCCATAAGGATCAACAACACCAGGGTGTCTGACAGTGGGAACTACACGTGTTATTTTCCACGGCTCAACCCCCCGAGAACGTTCAGCGTGCAGCTCGTTGTCA GTCCCTCCTACATGGACAGATTAGCTGAAAACATTCTTG GCGCGTCTATGACACCATATACTGCCATACTTAATGCCACAGAGGACGGGGTGACGCTGAGATGTGAGGTTCCAGGTGTTTTTCCCAAACCAAAGTTAGAGTGGCAGGACAGCGATGGAAACGTTCTCCCTGCCGAGGAGCCACGGGTCTCTGAAAAGCGAGGACGCTACTACGTCTCCCTGAGATCCACCGTTAGCAGGACAACAACTAACCTGTTTGTCTGCGTAGCCAGGCAGGAGGACATCCACCACCAGACTAAAGCAGAGATCTATGTGCCCG AGAAAATGTTTGAGGAATGCAGAGTGTCAGATCAGATCAGTGGTCAGCTGGAGTGTTGTGCTTGGAATTCTAATTGGAGCTGTGGGAACGTTACTCATGATCTGCACCATCAGAACATGTCAGAGAC CTTTAACCTGCGTTTGTGCACCGCTCTGTGA